The Algoriphagus sp. TR-M9 genome has a window encoding:
- a CDS encoding DUF4097 domain-containing protein translates to MKYLKFDRSQSLLLTLVLGMGLLSSCDLNMELVQSIDQEFEGINSIEIESGFLDVNYQGQEGASAVDLTAALESSRPGRFTIEYRVEEDKLVIFLERHGSGTGNHRGYVNLTGPMGMNMDIEVGSGNIRVQEVESPEFNFEGGSGNLTLAGIHADEILLKISSGKIEADDLTGNVALEISSGNARVTDLDGNINAVGSSGNFTFDRVTGVVNSALNSGNGKLDRVQEIGKLKISSGNYTVSDSYLGPNTILEGNSGNFRIQTDSDLADFNFDLRSSSGNLKVGESRASKVLKIDNGSPYTVSGVVSSGNIEIRN, encoded by the coding sequence ATGAAGTATTTGAAATTTGATCGAAGTCAGAGTTTGCTATTGACCCTAGTACTTGGCATGGGATTACTCAGTTCCTGTGACCTCAACATGGAGTTGGTGCAGAGTATAGACCAGGAATTTGAAGGAATTAATTCCATAGAAATTGAATCTGGGTTTCTGGATGTAAACTACCAGGGACAGGAAGGTGCAAGTGCTGTGGATTTAACAGCAGCTTTGGAGTCCAGTAGGCCAGGCCGATTTACCATAGAATATAGGGTAGAGGAGGATAAGTTAGTGATCTTTCTAGAGCGGCATGGTAGCGGTACTGGGAATCACCGGGGATATGTTAATCTGACTGGTCCTATGGGCATGAATATGGATATTGAGGTAGGTTCGGGAAATATACGAGTACAGGAAGTGGAATCACCGGAATTCAACTTTGAGGGAGGATCCGGCAATTTGACTCTGGCAGGGATTCATGCAGATGAGATCCTGTTAAAGATAAGTTCAGGAAAGATTGAAGCAGACGATTTGACCGGAAATGTAGCCCTGGAGATTTCATCTGGAAATGCCCGAGTGACGGATTTGGATGGTAATATTAACGCAGTGGGCTCAAGTGGCAATTTTACGTTTGACCGAGTAACCGGGGTAGTAAATAGCGCTCTGAACTCAGGCAATGGTAAATTAGACAGGGTACAAGAAATCGGGAAGCTTAAAATTTCTTCTGGAAATTATACGGTATCTGATTCCTATCTCGGCCCTAATACCATTTTAGAAGGGAATTCTGGCAATTTCAGGATTCAGACGGATTCTGATCTGGCAGACTTCAACTTCGATCTCCGAAGTTCTAGCGGAAATCTGAAAGTGGGCGAAAGCAGGGCTTCTAAAGTATTAAAAATAGATAACGGTTCTCCTTATACCGTGTCAGGTGTTGTCTCTAGTGGCAACATAGAAATAAGGAACTAG
- a CDS encoding ThuA domain-containing protein encodes MKKIIIYGIVFLASVNFALAQNPKEIPLDQAWKDKITELAPEEPNFPVKKKKKILVFSLHTGFWHWVNPHTAAMIEILGEKSGAFEVTTSTDVAMMEKSQLKKFDAVVFDNTNSKPKYRNLFVDVFSEDPSMDSVAVWKKANELENNIIQYVKKGGGILLVHGGNTMLNNSMEFSKLTGGSFDYHTKQQAFQVRLVNPEHPLVQSLPAEGYNHVDEPYFYKNAYDDLDFHPLTYFNNAEIEGQRKGQEKTSGKTYVSWIRKDGKGRAMYISTSHNAQSFENSSILAYFLDALQYVAGDVEVDETPIGK; translated from the coding sequence ATGAAGAAGATTATTATCTACGGAATCGTTTTCCTAGCTAGTGTGAATTTTGCCCTTGCGCAAAACCCAAAAGAGATTCCGCTGGATCAAGCTTGGAAAGACAAAATCACAGAATTGGCACCCGAAGAGCCAAATTTCCCAGTAAAGAAGAAAAAGAAAATCCTCGTGTTTTCCTTGCACACAGGCTTTTGGCACTGGGTAAATCCACATACTGCAGCCATGATAGAGATTCTAGGTGAGAAAAGTGGTGCCTTCGAAGTGACTACCAGTACGGACGTAGCCATGATGGAAAAAAGCCAGTTGAAGAAATTTGACGCTGTGGTTTTTGATAACACTAACTCAAAACCAAAGTACAGAAACCTATTCGTGGATGTGTTCAGCGAAGACCCATCTATGGACAGTGTGGCCGTTTGGAAAAAAGCAAATGAGCTAGAAAACAACATCATCCAATACGTGAAAAAAGGTGGAGGAATCCTGCTGGTGCACGGCGGAAACACCATGCTGAACAACTCCATGGAATTCTCCAAACTAACAGGAGGAAGCTTTGATTATCATACCAAACAGCAGGCCTTTCAAGTAAGACTGGTAAATCCTGAGCATCCACTGGTACAATCTCTTCCTGCTGAAGGATATAATCATGTAGATGAGCCTTATTTCTATAAGAATGCCTACGATGACTTAGACTTCCATCCCCTGACTTACTTCAACAATGCAGAAATCGAAGGTCAAAGAAAAGGTCAGGAGAAAACTTCAGGCAAAACTTATGTGTCATGGATCAGAAAAGACGGCAAAGGAAGAGCGATGTACATTTCGACTTCGCACAATGCGCAAAGTTTCGAAAATTCATCAATTCTAGCTTATTTTCTAGATGCACTTCAGTATGTAGCCGGGGATGTGGAAGTAGATGAAACACCGATTGGTAAGTGA
- a CDS encoding alpha/beta hydrolase: MLRKIFLGIFALAMILAITYMLGPKLNKETLTISYPEVPTRVAELEEYIHQREDSVIGLKEGNQAYIHWADSSNKRKTPYSIVYIHGFGASPMEGDPVHRFVASHFGANLFVTRLPEHGIRRENGMEYLSPQALADAAGEAYQIGKSLGDEVIVIGTSMGGALTLLLASQQPDIKAVAVYSPAIRDYGNKLEALFSPWSGKLMEKTMMENSVIHQQREGEKAAYWSEHYHLHAYESLAQILYGNMTPATFEKIKQPLFLAYYYKDEEAQDRVVSVPEMKKMYEELGTPESLKRERAFPNAGDHVIASSITSGDWEGVMFATIDFLEKVVGIPAKPEYQEMIDGLMEVQDSMGKIEQ; this comes from the coding sequence ATGTTACGCAAGATTTTTCTAGGTATTTTCGCTTTGGCCATGATTCTGGCCATTACTTACATGCTGGGGCCCAAGCTCAATAAAGAAACTTTGACCATATCATATCCTGAGGTTCCTACCCGGGTAGCAGAATTAGAAGAATACATCCACCAGCGTGAAGATTCTGTGATAGGTTTAAAGGAAGGAAACCAAGCATACATCCATTGGGCAGACAGCAGCAATAAGCGCAAAACGCCCTACTCCATAGTGTACATACACGGCTTTGGCGCCAGCCCCATGGAAGGCGATCCGGTGCACCGCTTTGTGGCATCACATTTTGGGGCCAACCTCTTTGTGACCAGGCTTCCCGAGCATGGAATCCGAAGAGAAAATGGAATGGAGTATCTGTCTCCGCAGGCCTTGGCAGACGCAGCAGGCGAAGCCTATCAGATCGGCAAAAGCTTGGGTGACGAGGTAATCGTAATCGGGACTTCTATGGGCGGTGCCCTGACTTTACTTTTGGCCAGTCAGCAGCCAGATATCAAAGCAGTGGCTGTTTATTCCCCGGCTATCCGCGATTATGGTAATAAACTGGAAGCGCTATTCTCACCTTGGAGTGGAAAGTTAATGGAAAAAACCATGATGGAAAACAGTGTAATCCATCAGCAGCGAGAAGGCGAAAAAGCCGCTTATTGGTCGGAACATTACCATCTACATGCCTATGAAAGCCTGGCTCAGATTCTCTATGGCAATATGACCCCTGCTACCTTCGAGAAGATCAAGCAGCCATTGTTTCTGGCCTATTATTACAAAGATGAGGAAGCTCAGGATCGGGTAGTTTCTGTGCCGGAAATGAAGAAAATGTATGAAGAACTGGGAACTCCAGAATCACTCAAAAGAGAAAGAGCATTTCCCAATGCCGGCGACCACGTGATTGCGAGCTCTATTACCTCCGGAGACTGGGAGGGCGTCATGTTTGCTACTATAGATTTTCTGGAAAAAGTGGTGGGAATACCTGCAAAACCTGAATACCAGGAAATGATAGACGGATTGATGGAGGTGCAGGATTCTATGGGGAAAATAGAACAATAA
- a CDS encoding DUF922 domain-containing protein encodes MRIIAFLVFLLLVSPALAQEYVLDLATTVSKMAERKYDFSDIIDARAEKAIGIVYSDRRDKLPVSFESSMTRDLLIFYRQFYTASPSSAHQIQVKVYNFDLKEIYQADSKLYRGNVQLSLGFFAEGNAKPVHLVDYNGSLEYRRSPGKLNNINEVVRNLFQKSWEFFDAWIQTQELNHRELAEEVILKVFDPIRPSSRDTVFYDPERPLTWEDFTDRPKPFSKNNATIFASFSIEGSGNMESGSIQQEVHVKAYMLPRQSWVKVKSGYALNHEQMHFDLVRVVADRMVRKLRQLNLEPYLFAAKLNDLYLDAYREMNKVQEAYDSQTRHGLDENMQAKWNLIIQEALTGNYLKLEAQAGIE; translated from the coding sequence ATGAGAATAATCGCATTCCTAGTTTTCCTGCTTTTAGTCAGCCCTGCTTTGGCACAAGAATACGTTTTAGATCTTGCTACCACAGTGTCAAAGATGGCAGAACGGAAATATGATTTTTCTGATATCATTGACGCAAGAGCAGAAAAGGCCATAGGGATAGTTTACAGCGATAGAAGGGACAAGCTTCCGGTATCTTTTGAGTCCTCTATGACCAGAGATCTGCTTATTTTCTACAGGCAATTTTACACCGCCTCCCCTAGTTCAGCTCATCAGATTCAAGTCAAAGTGTATAATTTTGACCTGAAGGAAATTTACCAAGCCGATAGCAAGCTGTATCGGGGAAATGTACAGTTGAGCCTAGGCTTTTTTGCCGAAGGAAACGCTAAGCCTGTGCATCTGGTGGATTACAATGGATCTTTGGAGTACAGACGGTCGCCAGGTAAACTCAATAATATCAATGAGGTAGTCCGAAACTTATTTCAGAAAAGCTGGGAATTCTTTGATGCCTGGATTCAGACCCAGGAGCTGAATCACAGAGAATTGGCGGAAGAAGTGATCCTAAAGGTTTTTGACCCCATACGTCCAAGTAGCAGGGATACTGTTTTTTACGATCCGGAGCGCCCATTGACCTGGGAGGATTTTACAGACCGTCCCAAGCCCTTTAGTAAGAACAATGCGACTATTTTTGCCAGTTTTTCCATAGAAGGGTCCGGCAATATGGAGTCCGGCTCCATACAGCAGGAAGTACACGTAAAAGCCTACATGCTCCCCCGTCAATCTTGGGTAAAAGTCAAAAGTGGATACGCTCTAAATCATGAACAAATGCATTTTGACCTGGTGAGGGTGGTCGCAGATCGAATGGTGCGCAAACTCAGGCAACTGAACCTTGAGCCTTACCTTTTTGCAGCCAAACTAAACGATCTGTACCTGGATGCATACCGGGAAATGAATAAAGTACAAGAAGCGTATGATAGCCAGACCCGCCACGGGTTAGACGAAAACATGCAGGCTAAATGGAACCTAATCATCCAAGAGGCCTTAACGGGAAATTACCTAAAACTAGAGGCGCAAGCAGGAATTGAGTAA
- a CDS encoding Gfo/Idh/MocA family protein, producing MKRREFIKNTTLASAAIGFPTIVPASVFGKNAPSNKINVGQIGCGRIARDHDLPGTMRHDVARVIAVSDLDSNRMADGKKRVEEYYAKKMGKPYLDVLQYGDYKDMLQNKDIDAIVISTPDHWHSQPAMEAALAGKHVYLQKPTSLTIREGRQLVDAVNKSGVVLQLGTQQRSSEQFRIAAELVRNGRIGKLHTVKVGLPGDPSGPEAEPMAVPANLNYDMWLGSTPVVPYTEIGVHPEHGYSRPGWLRREQFGAGMITGWGQHHFDSAAWGMDTELTGPKYIQAVAQFPTSGLWDVHGDFMAKAEYENGITMYTSGGYPNGIRYEGTDGWIWVSRGNYVASASDPVDVSKSAKALDASDPKILKSVIGPDEIHLTRSDEHHGNWLGAIQGNNELLSPVEIGHRSCSVCLITHISMKLGRKLEWDPKAERFVNDEEANSMLERPQRAPYGTNYVKV from the coding sequence ATGAAAAGAAGAGAATTTATCAAAAACACTACACTAGCGAGTGCTGCAATAGGTTTCCCGACCATTGTGCCCGCTTCAGTCTTTGGAAAAAATGCACCGAGTAACAAAATAAACGTAGGCCAAATAGGATGTGGTCGTATAGCCAGAGATCATGATTTGCCAGGTACCATGCGTCATGATGTGGCTAGAGTCATAGCCGTTTCAGACCTGGATAGCAATCGCATGGCTGATGGCAAAAAGAGAGTAGAAGAATACTACGCTAAAAAAATGGGCAAACCATACCTGGATGTGCTGCAGTACGGAGACTACAAGGACATGCTCCAAAATAAGGACATTGATGCCATAGTGATCAGTACTCCTGATCACTGGCATTCTCAGCCTGCTATGGAAGCTGCCCTTGCTGGAAAGCATGTTTACCTTCAGAAACCGACCTCACTGACTATTCGAGAGGGCAGACAGTTGGTAGACGCGGTGAATAAATCAGGCGTTGTACTTCAGCTGGGTACGCAGCAGCGTTCCAGTGAGCAGTTTAGAATTGCGGCTGAGTTGGTGAGAAATGGCAGAATAGGTAAGCTGCATACCGTGAAAGTCGGTCTACCTGGAGATCCTTCCGGACCTGAAGCAGAACCTATGGCCGTGCCGGCAAATCTAAATTATGACATGTGGCTGGGATCTACCCCTGTAGTTCCATACACTGAGATTGGTGTACATCCTGAGCATGGATATAGCCGGCCTGGCTGGTTGAGAAGAGAGCAGTTTGGTGCGGGAATGATCACCGGATGGGGACAGCACCACTTTGATTCTGCAGCTTGGGGGATGGATACAGAGCTGACCGGACCCAAATATATTCAGGCAGTGGCCCAGTTCCCTACTTCAGGTCTTTGGGATGTTCATGGAGACTTTATGGCCAAAGCTGAATATGAAAATGGCATCACCATGTACACTAGTGGTGGGTATCCTAACGGTATCCGATATGAAGGTACAGATGGCTGGATTTGGGTATCCAGAGGAAACTATGTGGCCTCTGCCAGTGATCCGGTAGATGTGAGCAAAAGTGCCAAAGCGCTGGATGCTTCTGATCCTAAGATACTAAAATCTGTAATCGGCCCGGATGAGATTCATTTGACTAGAAGTGATGAGCATCATGGCAACTGGCTAGGGGCGATCCAAGGGAACAATGAATTGCTTTCTCCAGTGGAAATCGGCCATAGATCTTGTTCCGTTTGCTTGATTACCCATATTTCTATGAAGCTGGGAAGAAAGCTAGAATGGGATCCTAAAGCGGAACGATTTGTCAATGACGAGGAGGCAAACTCAATGTTGGAAAGACCACAGAGAGCGCCTTACGGAACAAACTATGTAAAAGTATAA
- a CDS encoding 2TM domain-containing protein, giving the protein MNLDEQQQYQLAYRMVERKQMRNKFAKKLLTFAAVNAGLVFLDFRRKSGRHWSLLTMTGWGLSLLSEYEWEKRTFDKAMLKKEKDTVSILKKIQ; this is encoded by the coding sequence ATGAACCTTGACGAACAACAACAATATCAGCTGGCCTATAGAATGGTGGAGCGTAAGCAAATGAGAAATAAGTTCGCTAAAAAACTCCTCACCTTTGCGGCTGTAAATGCAGGTCTGGTTTTCCTTGATTTTCGGAGGAAAAGCGGAAGACACTGGTCCTTATTGACTATGACCGGTTGGGGCTTGAGCTTATTATCTGAGTATGAATGGGAAAAAAGAACCTTTGATAAGGCTATGCTGAAAAAAGAAAAAGATACGGTCTCTATCCTGAAAAAGATCCAGTAA
- a CDS encoding zinc ribbon domain-containing protein YjdM: MENIPPCPACNSPYGYEMDEKLICPECSFEWKPEESEVDEGNAALVVKDAHGNLLADGDSVTIVKDLPVTGAPKPIKAGTKVKSIRLVEGDHNIDCKIEGFGSMALKSEFVKKA; encoded by the coding sequence ATGGAAAATATCCCACCTTGCCCTGCCTGCAATTCGCCTTATGGCTATGAAATGGATGAAAAATTGATTTGTCCGGAATGTAGTTTCGAATGGAAACCTGAAGAATCCGAGGTCGATGAAGGGAATGCCGCTTTGGTTGTTAAGGATGCCCATGGGAACCTCCTTGCAGATGGAGATTCGGTCACCATTGTAAAGGATCTACCAGTGACAGGTGCCCCAAAACCCATCAAGGCCGGGACCAAGGTGAAAAGCATACGATTGGTCGAAGGGGATCACAATATCGACTGCAAGATTGAGGGATTCGGTTCCATGGCGCTGAAAAGTGAATTTGTCAAAAAAGCCTGA
- a CDS encoding sialate O-acetylesterase: MRQPWIIFALFLLFSCNQSKFDSAVTLPRLFSDGMVVQRDEAIRIWGKGIPGENVRVSLAGTINSGTVEEDSTWLLKLPKLPAGGPYKLEVNQIAINDVYVGDVWVAGGQSNMEWNLKSAVIGAQEEFDEGGFEEIRFFKVPNSYSAVPLEDVVGGSWKVADSVNMRDFSAVAWFFAKRNHLEKKVPVGVIESNWGGTPVEGWTNAEILAEMEGSFNEQAEDVIENRASWDEKLKANEMNRQKRDSMVAKPDSLLARQASAVSFDDSNWQRINLPSANPLQDIAWVRKEFRLNSTEGVSLHFPFIDQMAYLYLNGELLHYKNWGVNVPDLEIPSGMLSEGANVLSIRAINTWNNQPRIGAQGEMYLTQNEQKISLEGGWKYSFSAVEPVLPKVEWFNWMPGMMYNAMILPISQYSIRGFLWYQGESNAGRHEEYRALFSAMIKNWREIWDQGELPFLFVQLANFMERQEVQAASDWAFLREAQAQTLELPKTGMATIIDIGEADDIHPRNKKDVGERLWLLARKVSYGEDNLATGPVFKSLEISGQSLILSFGSVGKGLELKSGDQVKGFIIGKEGGKFEVAEAALVGKDKISIALPPGMESGEIRYAWADNPEVNLINHLGLPAVPFRQIFGKE, encoded by the coding sequence ATGAGACAGCCCTGGATTATTTTTGCCCTTTTCTTATTGTTTTCCTGCAATCAATCAAAATTTGATTCTGCAGTCACTTTGCCTCGCTTATTTTCTGATGGAATGGTGGTGCAGCGAGATGAGGCTATACGGATCTGGGGCAAAGGAATTCCCGGAGAAAATGTAAGGGTGTCCTTGGCAGGCACTATCAATAGTGGTACTGTGGAGGAGGATAGTACCTGGCTATTAAAGCTTCCCAAACTACCTGCTGGTGGTCCTTATAAATTGGAAGTCAATCAGATAGCAATCAATGATGTGTACGTGGGCGATGTGTGGGTGGCTGGCGGCCAATCCAACATGGAATGGAACTTGAAATCAGCAGTAATCGGAGCCCAGGAAGAATTTGATGAAGGTGGGTTTGAGGAGATCCGGTTTTTCAAAGTGCCAAATTCCTACAGTGCTGTTCCTTTAGAAGATGTAGTTGGCGGGTCCTGGAAGGTGGCAGATTCCGTCAATATGAGGGATTTCTCGGCAGTGGCCTGGTTTTTTGCGAAGCGAAATCACCTGGAGAAAAAAGTACCGGTAGGAGTTATAGAATCCAACTGGGGTGGAACTCCGGTAGAAGGCTGGACCAATGCAGAAATTCTGGCAGAAATGGAAGGATCCTTCAATGAGCAAGCAGAGGATGTCATAGAAAATAGGGCTAGCTGGGATGAAAAACTGAAAGCCAATGAGATGAACCGTCAGAAACGTGATTCTATGGTAGCTAAGCCAGATTCATTACTGGCGAGACAGGCGAGTGCGGTTTCATTTGATGACAGCAATTGGCAGCGTATCAACTTGCCCAGTGCCAATCCACTGCAGGATATTGCATGGGTTCGCAAGGAGTTCAGGCTGAATTCTACGGAGGGAGTCAGCCTTCATTTTCCGTTTATAGACCAGATGGCTTACCTCTACCTGAATGGAGAATTGCTACACTATAAAAATTGGGGGGTAAATGTACCTGACTTGGAAATTCCCTCAGGTATGCTTTCTGAAGGTGCCAATGTGCTCAGCATTCGCGCCATCAACACCTGGAATAATCAACCTAGAATAGGAGCTCAGGGAGAGATGTATCTGACACAGAATGAACAGAAAATCAGTCTAGAGGGCGGCTGGAAGTATTCTTTCTCAGCGGTAGAGCCAGTGCTACCCAAAGTAGAATGGTTTAACTGGATGCCGGGGATGATGTATAATGCTATGATTTTGCCGATATCTCAGTACTCTATCAGAGGATTTCTCTGGTATCAGGGGGAAAGTAATGCAGGTCGGCATGAGGAGTATAGGGCGCTTTTTTCTGCGATGATCAAAAACTGGCGGGAAATCTGGGATCAGGGAGAGTTACCATTTCTTTTTGTACAGCTGGCTAATTTCATGGAAAGGCAAGAAGTTCAGGCAGCTAGCGATTGGGCATTTCTGCGCGAGGCGCAAGCTCAGACTCTGGAACTTCCCAAAACAGGCATGGCCACCATTATCGACATAGGTGAAGCCGATGATATCCACCCGCGAAATAAAAAAGATGTGGGTGAAAGGCTTTGGTTATTGGCCAGAAAAGTTTCTTATGGAGAAGATAATCTAGCTACTGGGCCGGTATTTAAAAGTCTTGAAATTTCCGGGCAATCTTTGATTTTAAGTTTTGGATCTGTAGGTAAGGGTTTGGAATTAAAAAGTGGAGATCAGGTAAAAGGATTTATTATCGGTAAGGAAGGTGGAAAGTTTGAAGTGGCTGAGGCTGCACTAGTTGGCAAAGATAAAATCAGCATTGCCCTTCCTCCAGGCATGGAATCTGGAGAAATTCGATATGCCTGGGCTGATAATCCGGAGGTTAACTTGATTAATCATTTAGGACTGCCGGCAGTTCCTTTTCGACAGATTTTTGGTAAAGAATAA
- a CDS encoding antibiotic biosynthesis monooxygenase family protein, translated as MIAKTPKPPYYAVIFTNIRTEIEELYAETAEEMLRLAADQEGYLGHESVRDGLGITISYWASEKSILNWKQQTDHLLAQRMGREKWYKAYKTRVCMVERDYGFSK; from the coding sequence ATGATTGCAAAAACTCCCAAACCACCCTATTACGCGGTTATTTTCACCAATATCAGAACAGAAATAGAGGAACTTTATGCAGAAACAGCCGAAGAAATGCTACGCCTGGCAGCAGATCAGGAAGGCTATCTAGGGCATGAAAGTGTCAGAGATGGTCTGGGTATCACTATTAGTTATTGGGCAAGTGAAAAATCCATTCTCAACTGGAAGCAGCAAACAGATCATCTGCTGGCGCAAAGAATGGGCCGTGAGAAATGGTATAAGGCATACAAAACCAGAGTCTGTATGGTGGAAAGGGACTATGGATTCTCTAAGTAA
- a CDS encoding retropepsin-like aspartic protease, whose translation MIKRLFVAIILMAVAAFFYSKYVRNVPVVIPFEVIRHSMIFDMEIEGETYDFFFDTGAGTIVSPELKEKYGLDSIGNYQMVDFYGNSATIPTSSLPELTLAQLSRENLEVAILRPLQNFQFCDIKIDGILGLEYFDGQVLKIDLRKGELTVASAISFLEENFGSPLPINYKNRTKRPYIDIHYSESTNTENVLFDTGALNDLLRLSNTSLQTLLTDSILNTKQILDTTFIHKNKGLIGAQNDSINYRVHIPKLQIGEHGFLNPVVTTFDS comes from the coding sequence ATGATAAAAAGACTTTTTGTAGCTATTATTTTAATGGCTGTTGCTGCATTTTTTTACAGCAAATATGTAAGGAATGTACCTGTGGTTATCCCATTTGAGGTCATCAGGCATTCCATGATTTTTGATATGGAAATAGAAGGAGAAACCTATGATTTTTTCTTTGATACAGGTGCCGGAACTATTGTTTCACCTGAGCTTAAGGAGAAATATGGACTGGATTCTATTGGGAATTATCAGATGGTAGATTTTTATGGAAATAGCGCAACAATTCCCACTTCTAGCCTACCTGAATTGACCTTGGCTCAGCTTTCCAGAGAAAATTTGGAAGTTGCTATTCTGAGACCTCTTCAAAATTTTCAGTTTTGCGACATCAAAATCGATGGGATTCTTGGCTTAGAGTATTTTGATGGTCAAGTCTTAAAAATAGACCTGAGAAAAGGTGAGCTGACTGTAGCTTCTGCCATTTCATTTTTGGAAGAAAACTTTGGCTCCCCACTTCCAATAAACTACAAAAATAGAACTAAAAGACCTTACATTGATATTCACTACTCCGAATCCACCAACACTGAAAATGTACTGTTTGACACCGGGGCTTTAAATGACTTGCTTAGGCTCAGCAACACTTCCCTCCAAACACTTTTAACCGACAGCATTTTAAATACAAAGCAGATTCTGGACACCACTTTCATCCATAAAAACAAAGGACTGATTGGGGCACAGAATGATTCTATAAATTATAGAGTACATATCCCAAAACTACAAATAGGTGAACATGGGTTTTTGAATCCGGTAGTTACCACTTTTGATTCTTAG
- a CDS encoding DUF6807 domain-containing protein, whose amino-acid sequence MIFKRIFCVPALYLCLMVPVLAQKVTLNETNNGIDFVIDNQTVLTYQTAVAEVPEGVKKDFAKSGFIHPLKSPSGQVLTRIQPKDHYHHYGIWGPWTRATISGREVDFWNLGDGKGRVDFAEVLSKKQNRKGAELVVRQNHLDLKAPESERLAIAEDLKINVKPADKGRYMVDYTSTIETSIPGGIMLDAYRYGGGIGFRATEKWGKDNSSALTSEGKVKKEADGTNARWIFVQGETNDASGESGILFLSHKDNKSHPEPLRVWPVDQYDGEGNVFIEFTPIRHESWEIKPNKPYSLKYRMIVYDGEMTAEEAEAYWQSFVK is encoded by the coding sequence ATGATATTCAAAAGAATTTTCTGCGTACCAGCACTTTACTTATGTTTAATGGTACCGGTTTTAGCACAAAAAGTCACCCTGAATGAGACAAATAACGGAATTGATTTCGTGATTGATAATCAGACCGTTTTGACCTATCAAACAGCTGTAGCGGAGGTGCCGGAAGGCGTCAAAAAAGATTTTGCCAAATCTGGATTTATTCATCCGCTGAAATCCCCATCGGGTCAGGTACTGACTAGAATCCAACCTAAAGACCACTATCACCACTATGGAATCTGGGGTCCCTGGACCCGTGCTACCATTTCAGGACGAGAGGTGGATTTCTGGAACCTTGGGGATGGTAAAGGAAGGGTGGATTTTGCTGAAGTGCTTTCCAAGAAGCAAAATAGAAAAGGCGCTGAACTGGTAGTAAGACAAAACCACTTGGATCTAAAAGCCCCTGAATCTGAGCGTCTCGCCATAGCAGAAGATCTCAAGATAAACGTAAAGCCAGCTGACAAAGGCAGGTATATGGTAGATTATACCAGTACTATTGAGACCAGCATTCCGGGAGGAATCATGCTGGATGCCTATAGATATGGAGGAGGAATAGGCTTCAGAGCCACAGAAAAATGGGGCAAGGATAACAGCTCAGCGTTGACATCTGAAGGAAAGGTGAAGAAGGAAGCTGATGGCACCAATGCCAGATGGATATTCGTACAAGGCGAAACAAATGATGCATCCGGAGAAAGCGGAATTTTGTTTCTCAGTCACAAAGACAATAAATCACACCCTGAACCGCTTAGAGTTTGGCCGGTGGACCAGTATGATGGGGAGGGAAATGTCTTTATAGAATTTACCCCTATCAGACACGAATCTTGGGAGATCAAGCCAAATAAACCCTATTCATTAAAATACAGAATGATAGTTTACGATGGTGAAATGACTGCGGAGGAAGCAGAAGCGTACTGGCAATCCTTTGTGAAGTAG